Genomic segment of Anaeromusa acidaminophila DSM 3853:
TGTGTATTTTTACGAAATGGGCAACCGCCTTGGCATTGATAATCTTGAAAAATACGCCCGCCTTTTCGGCTTAGGGGATTATACCGGCATCAAGCTGCCGGAAGAGGCTGATGGGTTGGTGGCTAATCAACGATATAAGAAAAAGGTTTTTGAGGAAGACTGGTATTTATCAGAGACCTTTGACGCTGCAATTGGACAAGGATTTCAATTAGCGACGCCGTTGCAAATTGGCGTATTGATGAGTCAGATTGCTAACGGCGGACATCGTTACCGTCCGTATTTGGTTAGTAAAATTTTATCTCCTAACGGGGAAGTGCTTAAGAATTTTGGCCCGGAAAAAACTGGCGAAGCGCCGGTTTCTCCGAAAACGTTGCAACTGGTGCGCGAAGGCTTGCGTGATGTGGCGAAAGAAGGCGGTACAGGCGCCACTTTATTCCAAGATTTCCCTGTGAGTATTGCCGGCAAAACCGGCACGGCGGAAAATCCTCATGGCAGCGATCATGGCTGGTTTGTAGCCTACGCTCCTTATGAAGATCCGCGAGTGGTGGTGGTCGTGCTTGTGGAGCAAGGCGGTTTTGGCGCGGGCTCTGCAGGGCCGATCGTCAAAAAGATACTGGAGGCCGCGTTTAATCTAAATCAGCCTCCTGGCGAGGGTGCAAGGCTTCTTCGGCCCGGAACTGTGCTATAGATGTTGGAACGCTGGAGAGTAAAGAAGGAATCTCGATAAAAACAGAGAATATATGCAAGAATGTTTTCATTTTTAGCGAGATGTAGGGAGTCGTCATGCAAGATATGGTAGTGTTTAAGGGGAACCGGGGAGGCATTCAACTTTTCCTGGCTGATACTGATAATATGGAGGCGTTGTTCAAAGAACTGGCGGAAAAGTTAGCGAATGCATCGCAATTTTTTCTGGCAGGAACTCGTCTTCAAGTAAAAATTCCTTCTTCATGGAGGGACGAGGCGGTAGAACAGGAAAAATTGACGCAGCTGTTGGCGAAGTACGAGTTGCAGTGGGAACCGTTTGAAGAAACAGAAGAAAAATCTCTTCAAGCGGAAACATTGTACGTAACAAGGACCTTGCGCAGCGGCCAGGAAATCCGCCATGAAGGGGATATTGAAATCACCGGGGATGTGAATCCAGGTGCTGTCGTTGTGGCTGGGGGAAATATTCGCATTGTTGGAGCTTGTAGAGGCGTAGTTCACGCCGGATTTCCATCAGACCGCAGTGCGCATATTATAGCGGACCGTCTGATGGCTAGCCAGATTCGTATTGCCGATTTGATCGCCAGGGCGCCGGATGAAGTGTTGGAACAACCGAAACAGACGGAAATGGCCCGCATTGAAAACGAGATTGTTGTAATTGCGCCGATCGAACAAGAGGAGGACTAACCATGGGAGAAGTTATTGTTGTTACTTCTGGTAAAGGCGGTGTTGGTAAAACGACGACAACCGCTAACCTTGGCACTGGTTTTGCATTGCAAGGCAAGAAAGTGGCGCTGGTTGATGCCGATATTGGCTTGCGAAACCTAGACGTGGTCATGGGTCTGGAAAATCGCATTGTATATCATTTGGTCGATGTGGTGGAAGGAAACTGCCGGTTGAAGCAGGCCATGATTCGCGACAAACGTTACGAAACCTTGTTTTTGCTGCCAGCGGCGCAAACAAGGGATAAATCCGCGGTTAATCCGGAACAAATGAAAGCGTTGTGCGAGGAATTGCGGCAGGAGTTTGACTATGTGCTTATTGACTGTCCTGCGGGCATCGAGCAAGGCTTTAAAAACGCTATTGCTGGTGCGGATCGGGCTGTTGTGGTGACAACACCGGAAGTATCCGCTATTCGTGATGCGGATCGTATTATTGGGCTTTTGGATTCTGAGCAAAAGGAAAACACCCGCTTGGTCGTAAATCGCATTCGCCCTAAAATGGTGCAGCGCGGCGATATGATGAGTATTGACGATATTGTAGAAATTTTGGCGGTTGAGTTGCTGGGCATTATCCCGGAAGATGAGTTTATTGTCGTATCAACCAATCGCGGCGAGCCGGTTGTGACCAATCCAGCGGCCGCTTCTTGTCAGGCCTATCGCAATATGGTGCAGCGATTGATGGGCGAAGAAGTTCCATTGTTGTCTTTTGAAGAGGAAGATGGCTTTTTTGGACGGTTAAAACGGATTTTGGGCCTGTAAGGAGGGACAAAGATGTTAGCACTTATCCAAAAAATTTTCGGGCGTGAAAATAGTGCGTCTAAAGATATTGCCAAAGAGCGTCTGCGTCTTGTTCTTGTACATGACCGGGCCAGTGTGTCTCCGCAGATTATGGAAGCCATGCGTGATGATTTGATCAAGGTAATTTCAAAATACATGGAGATTAATGAGCACGACATGGAATTCAGTCTGACAAATGATAAATCTGCAGTGGCGTTGATTGCTAATATTCCTGTGCAACGCATGAAGCGTTAATAGATCGTTTCAAGGCATGCTGCATAGCGAAAGGGTAGATCAAAGAGGAAGGAAACATCGCGTGCAATGCTTAACCGAAGACTATTGCGCAATCTTGACTGGACCCTTATCGGAGTAACGGCGTTGTTGCTTTTGTTAAGTCTGGTTATTATCGGCAGCGCTACGCACAT
This window contains:
- the minC gene encoding septum site-determining protein MinC codes for the protein MQDMVVFKGNRGGIQLFLADTDNMEALFKELAEKLANASQFFLAGTRLQVKIPSSWRDEAVEQEKLTQLLAKYELQWEPFEETEEKSLQAETLYVTRTLRSGQEIRHEGDIEITGDVNPGAVVVAGGNIRIVGACRGVVHAGFPSDRSAHIIADRLMASQIRIADLIARAPDEVLEQPKQTEMARIENEIVVIAPIEQEED
- the minD gene encoding septum site-determining protein MinD — protein: MGEVIVVTSGKGGVGKTTTTANLGTGFALQGKKVALVDADIGLRNLDVVMGLENRIVYHLVDVVEGNCRLKQAMIRDKRYETLFLLPAAQTRDKSAVNPEQMKALCEELRQEFDYVLIDCPAGIEQGFKNAIAGADRAVVVTTPEVSAIRDADRIIGLLDSEQKENTRLVVNRIRPKMVQRGDMMSIDDIVEILAVELLGIIPEDEFIVVSTNRGEPVVTNPAAASCQAYRNMVQRLMGEEVPLLSFEEEDGFFGRLKRILGL
- the minE gene encoding cell division topological specificity factor MinE → MLALIQKIFGRENSASKDIAKERLRLVLVHDRASVSPQIMEAMRDDLIKVISKYMEINEHDMEFSLTNDKSAVALIANIPVQRMKR